Proteins from a genomic interval of Oncorhynchus mykiss isolate Arlee chromosome 21, USDA_OmykA_1.1, whole genome shotgun sequence:
- the LOC110500598 gene encoding thyroid receptor-interacting protein 6 isoform X2: protein MSGPTWPPPKTLGSPVRPVPRLSQSGPAVYRQLPMKVSSDTRPKYVVHDQNRGGGGMATRYLATRSTAGPMQHHHQEDPGFHPKSNDHYYQPPPHQLKEDQSLNPHMDRYQLMHHSNIDAEIDSLTCMLADLDSHPQNSAQLYDNVPYDKHISGDCYKPSAQPGEPSQGMQSMGFSPHPQSQYPPAPPYPSDPHQGLQYFPQPDYTNNQVSKRYPQPVPAPYTTASTPTGPRFSVQVKTAQPVTNSQTGRQAEQAYTPPPHRQHALWPPSQNQTGPLGWYPPQLDSQAQELHSEKGYKGSDAGSGGRATQCPMSNRGPETHQSGSGSAPSSAYQPSKQGTAALRPEEELDQLTKELVYDMNHPPTEEYFGCCARCGDNVLGDGSGCIAMEQVFHVECFTCVTCHTRLRGQPFYALDKQSYCESCYISTLERCSKCSKPILDRILRAMGKAYHPRCFNCVVCGCCLDGVPFTVDATYQIHCIDDFHSVDAETSSLLSHTGSLPHAAQCVARPSCPSLAKRRRSG, encoded by the exons ATGTCTGGTCCTACCTGGCCGCCTCCAAAGACTCTGGGTAGCCCAGTGAGACCGGTCCCTCGACTGTCCCAATCTGGACCAGCCGTGTACAGACAGCTGCCCATGAAGGTCTCCTCGGACACCCGGCCCAAATATGTGGTCCATGaccagaacagaggaggaggcgGAATGGCCACTAGGTACTTGGCTACAAGATCCACAG CTGGGCCCATGCAGCACCACCACCAAGAGGACCCAGGGTTTCACCCTAAATCTAATGACCACTACTACCAACCACCTCCCCACCAGCTCAAAGAAGACCAATCCTTGAACCCTCACATGGACCGCTACCAGCTGATG CACCACTCCAACATCGATGCAGAGATTGACTCGCTCACCTGCATGCTGGCCGATCTGGACAGCCATCCACAAAACAGCGCACAG CTGTACGACAACGTGCCTTATGACAAACACATCTCAGGGGACTGCTACAAACCCTCAGCCCAGCCAGGAGAACCCTCTCAGGGCATGCAGTCCATGGGATTCTCCCCTCACCCCCAGTCTCAGTACCCTCCTGCACCCCCATACCCCAGTGATCCCCACCAGGGTCTCCAGTACTTCCCTCAGCCAGACTACACCAACAACCAGGTATCCAAACGCTACCCCCAGCCTGTCCCTGCCCCCTACACTACTGCCTCCACTCCTACTGGCCCGAGGTTCAGTGTCCAGGTCAAAACAGCCCAGCCTGTCACCAACTCCCAGACTGGTAGGCAAGCCGAACAGGCTTACACCCCTCCCCCACACCGCCAGCACGCGTTGTGGCCCCCATCCCAGAATCAGACTGGCCCCCTGGGCTGGTACCCTCCACAACTCGATTCCCAAGCCCAGGAGCTGCACTCTGAGAAGGGTTACAAGGGGAGTGATGCAGGGTCTGGAGGGAGAGCTACCCAGTGCCCCATGTCCAATAGAGGCCCAGAGACTCACCAATCAGGGTCAGGCTCGGCACCAAGCTCCGCCTATCAGCCCAGTAAG CAGGGGACAGCAGCTCTGAGGCCAGAGGAGGAGTTGGACCAGCTCACTAAGGAGTTGGTGTATGACATGAATCATCCCCCTACAGAAGAATACTTTG GTTGCTGTGCACGTTGCGGTGACAACGTCCTTGGTGACGGCAGTGGCTGTATTGCCATGGAGCAGGTGTTCCACGTGGAGTGCTTCACTTGCGTCACCTGCCACACTCGTCTCCGGGGGCAACCGTTCTACGCCCTGGACAAGCAGAGCTACTGCGAGAGCTGTTACATT aGTACCCTAGAGCGCTGCTCCAAGTGCTCCAAGCCCATCCTGGACCGTATCCTACGGGCCATGGGCAAGGCCTACCACCCGCGCTGCTTCAACTGTGTTGTGTGTGGCTGCTGCCTGGATGGTGTGCCCTTCACCGTGGACGCCACCTACCAGATCCACTGTATAGACGACTTCCACAG TGTTGACGCTGAAACTTCCAGCCTCCTGTCCCACACAGGAAGTTTGCCCCACGCTGCTCAGTGTGTGGCCAGGCCATCATGCCCGAGCCTGGCCAAGAGGAGACGGTCAGGATAG
- the LOC110500598 gene encoding thyroid receptor-interacting protein 6 isoform X1 — protein MSGPTWPPPKTLGSPVRPVPRLSQSGPAVYRQLPMKVSSDTRPKYVVHDQNRGGGGMATRYLATRSTAGPMQHHHQEDPGFHPKSNDHYYQPPPHQLKEDQSLNPHMDRYQLMHHSNIDAEIDSLTCMLADLDSHPQNSAQLYDNVPYDKHISGDCYKPSAQPGEPSQGMQSMGFSPHPQSQYPPAPPYPSDPHQGLQYFPQPDYTNNQVSKRYPQPVPAPYTTASTPTGPRFSVQVKTAQPVTNSQTGRQAEQAYTPPPHRQHALWPPSQNQTGPLGWYPPQLDSQAQELHSEKGYKGSDAGSGGRATQCPMSNRGPETHQSGSGSAPSSAYQPSKQGTAALRPEEELDQLTKELVYDMNHPPTEEYFGCCARCGDNVLGDGSGCIAMEQVFHVECFTCVTCHTRLRGQPFYALDKQSYCESCYISTLERCSKCSKPILDRILRAMGKAYHPRCFNCVVCGCCLDGVPFTVDATYQIHCIDDFHRKFAPRCSVCGQAIMPEPGQEETVRIVALDRSFHVNCYVCEECGLLLSSEGEGRGCYPLDGHILCKGCSARRIQDLSAKISTDC, from the exons ATGTCTGGTCCTACCTGGCCGCCTCCAAAGACTCTGGGTAGCCCAGTGAGACCGGTCCCTCGACTGTCCCAATCTGGACCAGCCGTGTACAGACAGCTGCCCATGAAGGTCTCCTCGGACACCCGGCCCAAATATGTGGTCCATGaccagaacagaggaggaggcgGAATGGCCACTAGGTACTTGGCTACAAGATCCACAG CTGGGCCCATGCAGCACCACCACCAAGAGGACCCAGGGTTTCACCCTAAATCTAATGACCACTACTACCAACCACCTCCCCACCAGCTCAAAGAAGACCAATCCTTGAACCCTCACATGGACCGCTACCAGCTGATG CACCACTCCAACATCGATGCAGAGATTGACTCGCTCACCTGCATGCTGGCCGATCTGGACAGCCATCCACAAAACAGCGCACAG CTGTACGACAACGTGCCTTATGACAAACACATCTCAGGGGACTGCTACAAACCCTCAGCCCAGCCAGGAGAACCCTCTCAGGGCATGCAGTCCATGGGATTCTCCCCTCACCCCCAGTCTCAGTACCCTCCTGCACCCCCATACCCCAGTGATCCCCACCAGGGTCTCCAGTACTTCCCTCAGCCAGACTACACCAACAACCAGGTATCCAAACGCTACCCCCAGCCTGTCCCTGCCCCCTACACTACTGCCTCCACTCCTACTGGCCCGAGGTTCAGTGTCCAGGTCAAAACAGCCCAGCCTGTCACCAACTCCCAGACTGGTAGGCAAGCCGAACAGGCTTACACCCCTCCCCCACACCGCCAGCACGCGTTGTGGCCCCCATCCCAGAATCAGACTGGCCCCCTGGGCTGGTACCCTCCACAACTCGATTCCCAAGCCCAGGAGCTGCACTCTGAGAAGGGTTACAAGGGGAGTGATGCAGGGTCTGGAGGGAGAGCTACCCAGTGCCCCATGTCCAATAGAGGCCCAGAGACTCACCAATCAGGGTCAGGCTCGGCACCAAGCTCCGCCTATCAGCCCAGTAAG CAGGGGACAGCAGCTCTGAGGCCAGAGGAGGAGTTGGACCAGCTCACTAAGGAGTTGGTGTATGACATGAATCATCCCCCTACAGAAGAATACTTTG GTTGCTGTGCACGTTGCGGTGACAACGTCCTTGGTGACGGCAGTGGCTGTATTGCCATGGAGCAGGTGTTCCACGTGGAGTGCTTCACTTGCGTCACCTGCCACACTCGTCTCCGGGGGCAACCGTTCTACGCCCTGGACAAGCAGAGCTACTGCGAGAGCTGTTACATT aGTACCCTAGAGCGCTGCTCCAAGTGCTCCAAGCCCATCCTGGACCGTATCCTACGGGCCATGGGCAAGGCCTACCACCCGCGCTGCTTCAACTGTGTTGTGTGTGGCTGCTGCCTGGATGGTGTGCCCTTCACCGTGGACGCCACCTACCAGATCCACTGTATAGACGACTTCCACAG GAAGTTTGCCCCACGCTGCTCAGTGTGTGGCCAGGCCATCATGCCCGAGCCTGGCCAAGAGGAGACGGTCAGGATAGTGGCGCTGGACCGCAGCTTCCACGTCAACTGCTATGTGTGTGAG GAGTGTGGTCTGCTCCTGTCGTCTGAGGGTGAGGGGCGAGGCTGTTACCCCTTGGACGGTCACATCCTGTGTAAGGGCTGCAGCGCCCGGCGCATCCAGGACCTCTCTGCTAAAATATCCACTGACTGCTAA
- the LOC118936379 gene encoding thyroid receptor-interacting protein 6-like, producing the protein MNHPPTEEYLGSCACCGGNVLGDVSGCIAMEQVFHVECFTCITCHAPFRGQPFYDLDKQSYCKSCYISVLERCFMCSKPILDRILRSMGNAYHPRCFNCVVCGCCLDGVPFTVDATSQIHCLDDFHRKFAPRCSVCGQVIIPEPGQEETVSIVALGRNFHVKCYVCEECGLLLSSEGEERGCYPLDGHILCKGCSAQHIQNPSANISTDR; encoded by the exons ATGAATCATCCCCCTACAGAGGAATACCTTG GTAGCTGTGCATGTTGCGGTGGCAACGTCCTTGGCGACGTTAGCGGCTGTATCGCCATGGAGCAGGTGTTCCACGTGGAGTGTTTCACTTGCATCACCTGCCACGCCCCTTTCCGGGGGCAACCGTTCTACGACCTGGACAAGCAGAGCTACTGCAAGAGCTGTTACATT aGTGTCCTAGAGCGCTGCTTTATGTGCTCCAAGCCCATCCTGGACCGTATCCTGCGGTCCATGGGCAATGCCTACCACCCGCGCTGCTTCAACTGTGTGGTGTGTGGCTGCTGCCTGGACGGTGTGCCCTTCACCGTGGACGCCACCTCCCAGATCCACTGCCTAGACGACTTCCACAG GAAGTTTGCCCCTCGCTGCTCAGTGTGTGGCCAGGTCATCATCCCCGAGCCGGGCCAGGAGGAGACGGTCAGTATAGTGGCGCTGGGCCGCAACTTCCACGTCAAGTGCTATGTGTGTGAG GAGTGTGGTCTGCTCCTGTCCTCTGAGGGTGAGGAGCGAGGCTGTTACCCCCTGGACGGTCACATCCTGTGTAAGGGCTGCAGCGCCCAGCACATCCAGAACCCCTCCGCCAACATCTCCACTGACCGCTAA